A stretch of the Polyangiaceae bacterium genome encodes the following:
- a CDS encoding metallophosphoesterase: MRFGTLFVCSTLLGFGALNACGSDEEPAPTNTDTDAGVDGGIEWCGASGVSKGPWALHVDGQSALLRWEACREGTSGELSFGVEGGALDQKATATLTPVEIPVTYLAALAPKQPQDLAGTYYMYEAALGGLEPGKCYAYQLTQDSARKGRFCTARPSGQSFKILAMGDTNPGLNDTTVKLLALMDKEGYDLTLHAGDIQYYASGLESWQHWFGLMAPMFEQGAFLPAVGNHEYEQNQEFELYYERFWDKAGFDGKDGLFRAESGGLWFFFLNTETDFDPGSAQVAWFKTQLEDAAKRPGYRGSIVTYHKPMLTCGDMSQNDGMRAELQPLFEQHGVRLVLQGHMHGYERFEVPTAADPTKTLTYLTVGGGGGLIGKIDANIDRPTCSMRKSSGAFYQMTVLEVGPSSIKGRTIDVDGKERDAFEVPLP, translated from the coding sequence ATGCGCTTCGGCACTCTCTTTGTCTGCTCGACCCTCCTGGGCTTCGGAGCTCTGAACGCTTGTGGCAGCGACGAGGAACCCGCGCCGACGAATACCGACACCGACGCCGGCGTGGACGGCGGCATCGAGTGGTGCGGCGCGAGCGGCGTGAGCAAAGGGCCGTGGGCGCTCCACGTGGACGGGCAGAGCGCGCTCTTGCGCTGGGAGGCCTGCCGCGAGGGGACCTCGGGTGAGCTCAGCTTCGGCGTCGAAGGCGGCGCGCTCGACCAGAAGGCGACGGCGACGCTCACGCCGGTGGAGATCCCGGTCACCTACCTGGCTGCGCTCGCGCCCAAGCAACCTCAGGACTTGGCCGGCACCTACTACATGTACGAGGCGGCGCTCGGAGGGCTCGAGCCGGGCAAGTGCTACGCCTATCAGCTCACCCAGGACTCCGCCCGGAAGGGTCGCTTCTGCACCGCGCGTCCCAGCGGTCAGAGCTTCAAGATCCTGGCCATGGGCGACACCAACCCCGGGCTCAACGACACCACCGTCAAGCTCCTCGCGCTGATGGACAAGGAGGGCTACGACCTCACGCTCCACGCCGGCGACATCCAGTACTACGCCTCGGGCCTCGAGAGCTGGCAGCACTGGTTCGGGCTGATGGCCCCGATGTTCGAGCAGGGCGCGTTCCTGCCGGCGGTCGGCAACCACGAGTACGAGCAGAACCAGGAGTTCGAGCTCTACTACGAACGCTTCTGGGACAAAGCCGGGTTCGACGGCAAAGACGGCCTGTTCCGCGCCGAGTCCGGCGGCCTCTGGTTCTTCTTCCTGAACACCGAGACGGACTTCGACCCCGGCTCGGCCCAGGTCGCGTGGTTCAAGACGCAGCTGGAGGACGCGGCCAAGCGGCCCGGCTACCGCGGCAGCATCGTCACCTACCACAAGCCCATGCTGACCTGCGGCGACATGAGCCAGAACGACGGCATGCGCGCCGAGCTCCAGCCGCTCTTCGAGCAACACGGCGTCCGGCTGGTGCTCCAGGGCCACATGCACGGCTACGAGCGCTTCGAGGTGCCGACCGCGGCCGATCCGACGAAGACCCTCACCTACCTGACGGTGGGCGGGGGCGGCGGCCTGATCGGCAAGATCGACGCCAACATCGACCGCCCGACGTGCAGCATGCGCAAGAGCTCCGGCGCCTTCTACCAGATGACAGTGCTGGAGGTCGGGCCGAGCTCGATCAAGGGACGCACCATCGACGTGGACGGCAAGGAGCGCGACGCCTTCGAAGTGCCGCTGCCTTGA
- a CDS encoding thiolase family protein: MRKVGIVGAGITDCRGRWVEATYWDLFQQATRRACEDAKMSTSEIDSVVYGIYNDIFEHQAIPESSLTGLIGMANKPGTRVTSGGATGFYAMRTAYMEVASGTSECVLCIGGEKATDCFDPRSKTATPMVIDTIAKSWDPFFEYPLGATASDSYMQICMAYNDNHPGDIGDPEVRAKIVEILCHAGNRNPYAQRRDETVTVEQVMNSRWIIAPFLRLLEVCMYTEGAGAIIFASEKKAEEISERTGQPIVWVKGVGAANESYSPGRGGNYKRLHRIDSDRIAAERAYANAGVKPSDIPIVEIHDAFVAQLMITMGELGFVPAGKTRKLIDDDIMMDPKRLRDDEAPPKGKVLVNPSGGLIFGGHFVGGSNMFSTWSCRREMINRKVPLGMIHGTGAINAVFGGAMILELGKGGAS, encoded by the coding sequence ATGAGGAAGGTTGGCATCGTAGGCGCTGGCATCACCGACTGCAGAGGCCGCTGGGTCGAAGCCACGTATTGGGACTTGTTCCAGCAGGCGACCCGCCGCGCTTGCGAAGACGCCAAGATGAGCACGAGCGAGATCGACTCGGTCGTGTACGGCATCTACAACGACATCTTCGAGCACCAGGCCATTCCCGAGAGCAGCCTCACGGGTCTGATCGGCATGGCCAACAAGCCTGGCACCCGCGTGACCAGCGGCGGCGCCACCGGGTTCTACGCCATGCGCACGGCTTACATGGAGGTCGCCAGCGGGACCAGCGAGTGCGTGCTCTGCATCGGCGGCGAGAAGGCGACGGACTGCTTCGACCCGCGCTCGAAGACGGCCACGCCGATGGTCATCGACACCATCGCCAAGAGCTGGGACCCGTTCTTCGAGTACCCGCTCGGCGCGACGGCCAGCGACTCGTACATGCAGATCTGCATGGCGTACAACGACAACCACCCCGGTGACATCGGAGACCCGGAGGTGCGGGCCAAGATCGTCGAGATCCTTTGCCACGCCGGCAATCGCAACCCCTATGCCCAGCGCCGCGACGAGACCGTCACCGTGGAGCAGGTGATGAATTCGCGCTGGATCATCGCGCCGTTCCTGCGCCTGCTCGAGGTGTGCATGTACACGGAGGGCGCCGGCGCCATCATCTTCGCCTCGGAGAAGAAGGCAGAGGAGATCTCCGAGCGCACGGGGCAGCCCATCGTCTGGGTCAAGGGCGTCGGCGCCGCCAACGAGAGCTACTCCCCCGGTCGCGGCGGGAACTACAAGCGCCTGCACCGCATCGACTCCGACCGCATCGCCGCCGAGCGCGCCTACGCGAATGCCGGGGTCAAACCCAGCGACATCCCCATCGTGGAGATCCACGACGCCTTCGTGGCGCAGCTGATGATCACCATGGGCGAGCTCGGCTTCGTGCCGGCGGGCAAGACCCGGAAGCTGATCGACGACGACATCATGATGGATCCGAAGCGGCTCCGGGACGACGAGGCGCCCCCGAAGGGCAAAGTGCTGGTCAACCCGTCGGGTGGCCTGATCTTCGGCGGACACTTCGTGGGCGGCTCGAACATGTTCTCCACCTGGTCGTGCCGGCGCGAGATGATCAACCGCAAGGTCCCGCTGGGGATGATCCACGGAACCGGCGCGATCAACGCGGTCTTCGGCGGCGCCATGATTCTCGAGCTCGGTAAAGGAGGTGCGTCGTGA
- a CDS encoding propionyl-CoA carboxylase — MAHVPVVPIGRPRESVADAATFQSQRDALGALEATLRERRAKVHAGWGEKYRQRVHDKGKLTARERLAKLCDPGTRTFEVGTFVNYGIEFEGGLESPGAGVVTAFARIEGRWCMVIANDNTVASGSWWPKTPEKIQRAQSMALRLHIPTVYLVDSSGLFLPEQSKAFPGMRGAGHIFKMNSLLSDAGVPQIAGVFGDCIAGGGYMPIISDRVYMTEQAYMVIAGAALIKGAKGQKITSLDIGGPEVHVHQSGCADVRVPNDEVLLECIRRDVRKLPSSGADYYRGEARPIEPAYPSHEIAGLLPPDHRVSYDVTEILARLCDQSLFWEVMRDVGEEMMVGVGRLGGLWAGFIANRQGLVGDPEHPGKQRPASIFYRGGIAKVSAFSRACNADGIPIVWLQDISGFDIGAEAEAQGLLAYGSNLIYSNSTNTVPMFTVLLRKASGAGYYAMSGLPYDPVVQLSTSISRLSVMEGRTLAIASYNTKLDEHFEIVTQDPVERRSIEEGMKAVERRIEADMDPFVAARQMDTDEIVELAELRDYLGMLTEAAYQSTGARRIKNSRIWTLHDVAVITEAVR; from the coding sequence GACGCCGCCACCTTCCAGAGCCAGCGCGACGCGCTGGGCGCGCTGGAAGCGACGCTCCGCGAGCGGCGCGCCAAAGTCCACGCCGGCTGGGGCGAGAAGTACCGGCAGCGCGTCCACGACAAAGGCAAGCTCACGGCGCGCGAGCGCCTGGCCAAGCTGTGCGATCCCGGCACGCGGACCTTCGAGGTCGGGACCTTCGTCAACTACGGCATCGAGTTCGAGGGTGGCCTCGAGTCGCCGGGCGCCGGCGTGGTCACCGCGTTCGCGCGCATCGAGGGCCGCTGGTGCATGGTGATCGCCAACGACAACACGGTCGCCAGTGGCTCGTGGTGGCCGAAGACACCGGAGAAGATCCAGCGCGCGCAGAGCATGGCGCTCAGGCTGCACATCCCCACGGTGTACCTGGTGGACTCGAGCGGCCTGTTCTTGCCCGAGCAGTCCAAGGCGTTCCCCGGCATGCGCGGCGCCGGTCACATCTTCAAGATGAACAGCCTGCTCAGCGATGCTGGGGTACCGCAGATCGCCGGTGTGTTCGGCGACTGCATCGCGGGCGGAGGCTACATGCCGATCATCAGCGATCGCGTGTACATGACCGAGCAGGCCTACATGGTCATCGCCGGCGCGGCGCTGATCAAGGGTGCGAAGGGCCAGAAGATCACCTCCCTGGACATCGGTGGCCCCGAGGTCCACGTGCACCAGAGCGGCTGTGCCGACGTGCGCGTGCCGAACGACGAGGTCTTGCTCGAGTGCATCCGGCGTGACGTGCGGAAGCTGCCGAGCTCCGGCGCCGACTACTATCGCGGCGAAGCGCGTCCGATCGAGCCCGCGTACCCGAGCCACGAGATCGCGGGGCTGTTGCCGCCCGATCACCGCGTCTCCTACGACGTGACGGAGATCTTGGCGCGCCTGTGCGACCAGAGCTTGTTCTGGGAGGTGATGCGCGACGTGGGGGAGGAGATGATGGTCGGCGTGGGCCGCCTGGGCGGGCTCTGGGCCGGCTTCATCGCCAACCGCCAGGGGCTGGTCGGCGACCCGGAGCACCCCGGCAAGCAGCGCCCGGCCTCGATCTTCTATCGCGGCGGCATCGCCAAGGTGAGCGCGTTCTCCCGAGCCTGCAACGCCGACGGCATTCCGATCGTCTGGCTCCAGGACATCTCCGGTTTCGACATCGGCGCCGAAGCCGAGGCTCAGGGGCTGCTCGCCTACGGGTCGAACCTCATCTACTCGAACTCGACCAACACGGTGCCGATGTTCACGGTGCTCCTGCGCAAGGCGAGCGGCGCCGGCTACTACGCCATGAGCGGCCTGCCCTACGATCCGGTGGTGCAGCTCTCCACCAGCATTTCGCGGCTGAGCGTGATGGAAGGACGCACGCTGGCCATCGCCAGCTACAACACCAAGCTCGACGAGCACTTCGAGATCGTCACCCAGGATCCCGTCGAGCGGCGCAGCATCGAAGAAGGAATGAAGGCTGTCGAGCGCCGCATCGAGGCCGACATGGACCCGTTCGTGGCCGCGCGGCAGATGGACACGGACGAGATCGTCGAGCTCGCCGAGCTGCGTGACTACCTCGGCATGCTCACCGAGGCGGCGTACCAGTCCACTGGCGCGCGTCGCATCAAGAACAGCCGCATCTGGACCCTGCACGACGTCGCCGTGATCACCGAGGCAGTGCGATGA